A genomic window from Silene latifolia isolate original U9 population chromosome Y, ASM4854445v1, whole genome shotgun sequence includes:
- the LOC141629353 gene encoding uncharacterized protein LOC141629353 translates to MNNSKSEIFFNGVSEDIREGIKQVTGFREGTMPFRYLGVPIKAGRLTKKECSALTEKMVARIRGLGAKKLSYAGRVTLINAVLNTIQNYWAPMFIIPKCIINHIMAICRNFLWDGSPDYHRVHLVAWDKVTLPKKEGGLGIKKADVWNIATVGKLVNWIYYKADRLWIKWISDVYIKNQDWHTYSPPADATWVWKNVCKVKEKLKDGYQDNKWIISNKGYSIKEGYAWLTPSHPSLNWTTIVWNSWNIPKHSLTTWLRMNEGMNRQPETVEHLFKNCVYAVKVQNCLLHWFGGTFPSIDRLSAENRNTLQWKFKVAMFNAYHYFIWFQRNNARINDWLSRPEAVAARIEDDIKRRVKMKCRVIVDQSDLLWLQNMMLV, encoded by the exons ATGAACAATTCCAAGTCTGAAATATTCTTCAATGGAGTTTCTGAGGACATTAGAGAGGGTATTAAACAGGTGACAGGTTTCAGGGAAGGTACCATGCCCTTCAGGTACCTGGGAGTGCCTATTAAAGCAGGTAGGCTCACCAAGAAGGAATGCTCTGCCTTAACTGAAAAGATGGTGGCAAGGATCAGAGGCCTAGGAGCCAAGAAACTTTCCTATGCTGGCAGGGTGACTCTCATCAATGCAGTTCTCAACACTATACAGAACTATTGGGCTCCAATGTTCATTATTCCTAAATGCATCATTAACCATATTATGGCCATTTGCAGGAATTTCCTGTGGGATGGCTCCCCTGACTACCACAGAGTTCACCTTGTAGCTTGGGACAAAGTTACTTTGCCTAAGAAGGAGGGAGGATTGGGGATAAAGAAAGCTGATGTCTGGAATATTGCCACTGTGGGAAAACTGGTTAATTGGATCTATTACAAAGCTGATAGGCTATGGATTAAGTGGATCAGTGATGTGTATATTAAAAATCAAGACTGGCATACTTACTCTCCCCCTGCTGATGCAACCTGGGTTTGGAAAAATGTCTGTAAAGTAAAAGAGAAGCTCAAGGATGGTTATCAAGATAACAAATGGATCATTAGTAATAAAGGTTACTCTATTAAAGAAGGCTATGCTTGGCTTACACCTTCTCACCCCTCTCTGAACTGGACTACTATTGTGTGGAATAGCTGGAATATCCCTAAACACTCTTTGACTACCTGGCTgagaatgaatgaaggaatgaat AGACAACCTGAAACAGTGGAGCATCTATTTAAGAACTGTGTGTATGCTGTCAAAGTTCAGAACTGTCTGTTGCATTGGTTTGGAGGCACATTCCCATCAATAGACAGATTGAGTGCAGAAAACAGGAATACTTTGCAATGGAAGTTTAAGGTGGCCATGTTCAATGCTTACCACTACTTCATCTGGTTCCAAAGAAACAATGCCAGGATCAATGACTGGCTATCTAGACCTGAAGCTGTTGCTGCTCGTATAGAGGATGACATTAAGAGGAGGGTTAAAATGAAATGTAGAGTTATTGTAGATCAGTCTGATCTCCTTTGGCTGCAAAATATGATGTTGGTTTGA